In Saccharothrix syringae, the following are encoded in one genomic region:
- a CDS encoding AfsR/SARP family transcriptional regulator, producing MTVELRVLGEVELLVDGTRPDLGHARQRCVLAVLLVQANQVVATDQLVDWIWGERPPRRVRQLVSNYVSRLRQLLAAGGVVDEVVVERRGKGYVLLVDPDRVDVHRFRRLVAEARAETDRTRALELLERAAGVWRGEALAGLDTPWTTAARRGLERERFAADTDRLDLALRAGRHGALLPELTDRAALHPLDEHVAAQLVLALYRAGRQADALDHYRQLRTRLADELGSDPGPDLQHLHRRILAADPALATPTTRADRPPVAPRQLPATPAPFTGRASELVELDRALSAAAPDGGGPAARPGATSTNPAAGTVLISAIGGAGGIGKTWLALAWAHRNLHRFPDGQLFADLRGFSPAGPPTEPADVARGFLTALGADPDALPADLDALAASYRSLVAGRRMLVVLDNAAGAEQVVPLLPGNATCAVLVTSRTRLASLVDRCGARHLSLDLLTRGEARALLAARLGDRRVEAEPRVTDELIELCGRHPLALAITARHAATRPSIPLAEFAAELRELGLEALDHDTDPTAGLPSVLSWSLRRLTEEQRTVFALLGIAPGPDTDLRAAVSLTGLPEARTRKALRVLEDHSLLDRHPHGRYSMHDLVRAYAATTARDHLPEPARRAALERVVDFYRHTAHTADRLLYPHRPPVPLAPPAPGAHPRPLPDQEAALVWLDAHHPHLLAAQRTAADHGCHQAVWHLAWALSTFHLRRGHRHDGLAVWRAAADAAEHLPDAGTLIHARWRLGHAHAELGRHEEAIAHLHDALAVAERHHDPLQHARTHHALGWAWEQRGDHRRALEHARRALVLCRGLDQPVWEADALNSVGWYEAHLGQYDNARGHCRAALALHRHHQDLDGVADALDSLGFIDHHTGHHQQAVDHYRQALALYRDVGNTAEAADTLDYLGHPHAALDQHAQARAAWREALDLYRQLGRDTDVERVRGQLDDLDAAQGGVARSG from the coding sequence ATGACGGTGGAGCTGCGGGTGCTGGGCGAGGTCGAGCTCCTGGTCGACGGGACGAGGCCGGACCTCGGGCACGCTCGGCAGCGGTGCGTGCTGGCGGTGCTGCTGGTGCAGGCCAACCAGGTGGTCGCCACCGATCAGCTGGTGGACTGGATCTGGGGCGAGCGGCCACCTCGACGGGTCCGGCAGCTGGTCAGCAACTACGTCTCCCGCCTGCGCCAACTGCTGGCCGCCGGCGGTGTCGTGGACGAGGTGGTGGTCGAGCGGCGCGGCAAGGGCTACGTCCTGCTGGTCGACCCCGACCGCGTGGACGTGCACCGGTTCCGCCGCCTGGTCGCCGAGGCCCGCGCCGAGACCGACCGGACCCGCGCGCTGGAACTGCTGGAGCGGGCCGCGGGGGTGTGGCGGGGTGAGGCGTTGGCCGGCCTGGACACCCCGTGGACCACCGCGGCGCGGCGGGGCCTGGAGCGCGAGCGGTTCGCCGCCGACACCGACCGCCTCGACCTGGCGCTGCGGGCCGGGCGGCACGGCGCGCTGCTGCCCGAGCTGACCGACCGCGCCGCCCTGCACCCGCTGGACGAGCACGTGGCCGCCCAGCTCGTGCTCGCCCTCTACCGCGCGGGTCGCCAGGCCGACGCCCTGGACCACTACCGGCAGCTGCGCACCCGGCTCGCCGACGAGCTGGGTTCCGACCCCGGACCGGACCTGCAGCACCTCCACCGGCGGATCCTGGCCGCCGACCCCGCGCTGGCCACCCCGACGACGAGGGCGGACCGGCCACCGGTGGCACCACGCCAACTGCCGGCCACGCCCGCGCCGTTCACCGGTCGCGCCTCCGAACTGGTCGAGCTGGACCGCGCCCTCTCCGCCGCCGCCCCGGACGGCGGGGGCCCCGCCGCACGACCGGGCGCGACGTCGACGAACCCGGCGGCCGGGACGGTGCTGATCTCGGCGATCGGCGGGGCGGGCGGGATCGGCAAGACGTGGCTGGCGCTGGCCTGGGCGCACCGCAACCTGCACCGGTTCCCCGACGGGCAGCTGTTCGCCGACCTGCGCGGCTTCAGCCCCGCCGGGCCGCCGACCGAACCGGCCGACGTGGCGCGCGGGTTCCTCACCGCCCTCGGCGCCGACCCGGACGCGCTCCCGGCGGACCTGGACGCCCTGGCCGCGTCGTACCGCAGCCTGGTGGCCGGGCGGCGGATGCTGGTCGTGCTGGACAACGCCGCAGGCGCCGAGCAGGTCGTGCCGCTGCTGCCGGGCAACGCGACCTGCGCGGTGCTGGTCACCAGCCGCACCAGGCTGGCCTCCCTGGTCGACCGGTGCGGCGCCCGCCACCTGTCCCTGGACCTCCTCACCCGCGGCGAGGCCCGCGCCCTGCTGGCCGCCCGCCTCGGCGACCGGCGCGTCGAAGCCGAGCCCCGGGTGACCGACGAGCTGATCGAGCTGTGCGGGCGCCACCCGCTGGCCCTGGCGATCACCGCCCGGCACGCCGCCACCCGCCCCTCGATCCCGCTGGCGGAGTTCGCCGCCGAGCTGCGCGAGCTGGGCCTGGAGGCGCTGGACCACGACACCGATCCCACGGCCGGCCTGCCCTCCGTGCTGTCCTGGTCCCTGCGCCGGCTCACCGAAGAGCAGCGGACGGTGTTCGCGCTGCTCGGGATCGCCCCCGGCCCGGACACCGACCTGCGTGCCGCGGTGTCCCTCACCGGCCTGCCCGAGGCGCGCACGCGCAAGGCCCTGCGCGTGCTGGAGGACCACTCGCTGCTCGACCGGCACCCGCACGGCCGCTACTCGATGCACGACCTGGTCCGCGCCTACGCCGCCACCACCGCCCGCGACCACCTCCCGGAGCCCGCGCGGCGGGCCGCGCTGGAGCGGGTGGTCGACTTCTACCGGCACACCGCGCACACCGCCGACCGGCTCCTGTACCCCCACCGCCCGCCGGTCCCGCTCGCCCCACCCGCCCCCGGCGCCCACCCCCGGCCGCTGCCCGACCAGGAGGCCGCGCTGGTCTGGCTGGACGCCCACCACCCCCACCTGCTGGCCGCGCAGCGCACCGCCGCCGACCACGGGTGCCACCAGGCCGTGTGGCACCTGGCCTGGGCGCTGAGCACCTTCCACCTGCGACGCGGGCACCGCCACGACGGGCTGGCCGTGTGGCGGGCGGCCGCCGACGCCGCCGAACACCTGCCCGACGCCGGCACCCTCATCCACGCCCGCTGGAGACTCGGGCACGCCCACGCCGAGCTGGGGCGGCACGAGGAGGCCATCGCCCACCTGCACGACGCCCTCGCCGTGGCCGAACGCCACCACGACCCCCTCCAGCACGCCCGGACGCACCACGCCCTCGGGTGGGCCTGGGAGCAGCGGGGGGACCACCGGCGAGCCCTGGAGCACGCCCGCCGAGCCCTGGTCCTCTGCCGCGGCCTGGACCAACCGGTGTGGGAAGCCGATGCGCTCAACTCAGTGGGCTGGTACGAAGCCCACCTGGGCCAGTACGACAACGCCCGCGGCCACTGCCGGGCCGCCCTCGCCCTGCACCGGCACCACCAGGACCTCGACGGCGTGGCGGACGCCCTGGACAGCCTGGGCTTCATCGACCACCACACCGGGCACCACCAGCAGGCCGTCGACCACTACCGGCAGGCCCTCGCCCTCTACCGCGACGTCGGCAACACGGCCGAGGCCGCCGACACCCTCGACTACCTGGGCCACCCCCACGCCGCTCTCGACCAACACGCCCAGGCGCGTGCCGCCTGGCGGGAAGCCCTGGACCTGTACCGGCAGTTGGGGCGCGACACCGACGTCGAACGCGTCCGGGGACAACTCGACGACCTGGACGCGGCGCAGGGGGGAGTCGCCCGCAGCGGGTGA